From one Bifidobacterium sp. WK012_4_13 genomic stretch:
- a CDS encoding phage tail protein: MSMIVDFKQVSVEGLESSPYAEALAGVRANEARYYWNKYQHRFTVTPAEESEETLEYVNHVLEEERGLKFASLPLQTSRFQVASLNMAYVFYQSGLSVNVMYSLDPEGKRAVGFKLCEGMEVPAELADRFKFARQKSKLAGTIRGSYFVIKNEYPVLEERA; encoded by the coding sequence ATGTCAATGATCGTTGATTTTAAGCAAGTGTCGGTCGAGGGCCTCGAATCATCGCCATATGCAGAGGCCTTGGCAGGCGTCAGGGCGAACGAGGCTCGATACTATTGGAATAAGTACCAGCATCGCTTCACGGTCACACCCGCAGAGGAGAGCGAAGAGACGCTGGAATACGTGAACCATGTGCTTGAGGAGGAGCGAGGATTGAAATTTGCTTCGCTGCCATTGCAGACCTCGCGGTTTCAGGTTGCGTCTCTGAACATGGCCTATGTGTTCTATCAGAGCGGGCTTTCGGTCAATGTCATGTATTCGCTGGATCCGGAAGGGAAGCGTGCCGTCGGTTTCAAGCTGTGCGAAGGCATGGAGGTACCTGCTGAACTCGCCGATAGATTCAAGTTTGCCAGACAGAAGTCAAAGTTGGCCGGAACCATTCGAGGATCGTATTTCGTCATCAAGAATGAGTATCCCGTGCTGGAGGAAAGGGCCTGA
- a CDS encoding glycoside hydrolase family 125 protein, whose translation MIMATSLGYIESQVFPRVRNSVPTRAAEIFENCFSDTLQSTVTVDENDSAFMVTGDISAMWLRDSTWQLYPYLRFLNADKHLQRLVAQVSRRQQAYVLIDPYANAFNPASNAAGHQDDHTMMSPWIWERKYEVDSLCAPIYLAYALWSRTGETSHLHDFEQVLQTILTVWRIEQHHDAQSTYLFERDHPFKPSDTLGRNGKGPESGFTGMTWSAFRPSDDATAYGYNIPDNAYAVLVLRHAAAIVHEVHHNEALQQQALELADEIEQGILTHGIVSVPGIGDIYAYEVDGLGNSILMDDANLPSLLSLPFLGWDIDDDTYRRTREYILSPSNPFWYEGACAQGIGSPHTPENYVWPIALSIQGLTSNDAGEREQILKTLSQTDAGTGLMHESFDVNDSQSYTRPWFSWANAMFCEFVLNYSGFDAD comes from the coding sequence ATGATTATGGCTACGTCATTGGGATATATAGAGTCACAGGTATTTCCGCGGGTCCGGAATTCAGTGCCGACACGCGCCGCAGAGATCTTTGAGAACTGCTTCTCGGACACTCTGCAATCGACGGTCACGGTCGATGAAAACGATTCCGCATTCATGGTGACCGGCGACATATCCGCGATGTGGCTTCGCGATTCCACCTGGCAGCTCTATCCATACCTGCGTTTCCTGAACGCCGACAAACACCTGCAACGCCTTGTCGCGCAGGTTTCTCGCAGGCAGCAGGCCTATGTACTGATAGATCCCTACGCCAATGCATTCAATCCCGCGTCAAACGCAGCAGGGCATCAGGATGACCATACGATGATGAGCCCTTGGATATGGGAACGCAAATATGAAGTGGACTCACTATGCGCGCCGATATATCTGGCATACGCCCTATGGTCCAGAACCGGGGAGACCTCTCACCTGCATGATTTCGAGCAAGTGCTGCAGACCATACTGACGGTGTGGAGGATCGAGCAGCATCATGATGCACAATCCACGTATCTCTTCGAACGCGATCACCCTTTCAAACCGTCGGACACGCTGGGAAGAAACGGCAAGGGCCCTGAATCGGGATTCACCGGAATGACATGGAGCGCCTTCCGACCAAGCGACGACGCCACGGCATACGGATATAACATACCCGACAACGCATATGCGGTTCTTGTGCTCAGGCACGCGGCTGCAATCGTCCATGAAGTGCACCATAACGAGGCCCTGCAGCAGCAAGCCCTTGAACTCGCAGATGAGATCGAGCAGGGCATACTGACGCATGGAATCGTCAGCGTGCCAGGCATCGGTGACATCTATGCCTATGAAGTCGACGGACTGGGGAACTCGATCCTGATGGATGACGCCAATCTTCCCAGTCTGCTTTCACTGCCCTTCCTGGGCTGGGACATAGACGATGACACGTACCGCAGGACTCGTGAATACATACTCTCACCATCAAACCCATTCTGGTATGAGGGCGCATGCGCGCAAGGGATCGGCAGCCCGCACACCCCTGAGAACTATGTATGGCCCATAGCCCTGAGCATCCAGGGACTCACCAGCAACGATGCGGGCGAGCGCGAGCAGATACTCAAGACCCTGTCCCAGACAGACGCGGGGACTGGACTCATGCACGAGTCTTTCGACGTCAACGATTCACAAAGCTACACGAGACCTTGGTTCTCGTGGGCAAACGCAATGTTTTGCGAATTCGTGCTGAATTATTCCGGATTCGATGCTGATTGA